Proteins from a genomic interval of Candidatus Omnitrophota bacterium:
- a CDS encoding sulfatase → MRIKLIFFCALTIAGPFIASRAYPAGPKYNIVIIVVNALRTDYMGCYGSRQGNTPNIDSLAAEGALFDNAISQSYWTLPSMVSLLTSKYVSAHGVNSRNNRIATNERTLTEVLKKNGFDTAAFTCGLDTVDKYGLEKGFDRYFYYQGPRPVGSLGDILPEIKKWLALPRNEYFFALIHSYDLHPPYDKELLNAQLNNAYSGILAGSALDYGLLRRIKGGCLDMDGIKSPLGPADLEYIKALYSSGIRRADAYVGELISGIKNAGLYDETIIILCADHGEELGERGTFDRFGNQNLYQEVVHVPLIIRLPSTKFRGIRIRSLVGLIDLMPTILDLQNIGNTAAIDGLSIAPLLKDPRARSTRKFLLAEGQKHKWALLRPNGWKLIFNKGENRLYNLNTDPRELRDLNQSKKHLTFLMLRDFLDWRQLFKKHSTNGNQVILDPEMIKNLKKAGYW, encoded by the coding sequence ATGAGAATAAAGCTTATATTCTTTTGTGCCCTTACTATCGCCGGACCGTTTATCGCCTCGCGGGCTTACCCTGCCGGCCCGAAATATAACATAGTTATTATCGTCGTCAACGCGCTAAGGACCGATTATATGGGCTGTTACGGGTCCCGGCAGGGGAATACCCCGAATATTGATTCCCTTGCCGCTGAAGGCGCGTTATTCGATAACGCAATAAGCCAGTCATATTGGACGCTGCCCAGCATGGTATCTTTGCTTACATCTAAATATGTTTCGGCGCACGGAGTAAACTCGCGCAATAACCGCATAGCAACTAATGAGCGGACGCTTACCGAGGTGTTGAAAAAAAACGGCTTTGATACCGCGGCATTCACCTGCGGCCTGGATACGGTCGATAAATACGGCTTGGAAAAAGGGTTTGATCGTTATTTTTACTATCAGGGCCCACGACCCGTGGGTTCTTTGGGCGATATCCTGCCTGAAATAAAAAAATGGCTGGCGCTGCCGAGGAACGAATATTTCTTCGCGCTTATCCACAGCTATGACCTGCATCCGCCGTACGACAAGGAACTATTGAACGCACAGCTGAACAACGCTTACAGCGGCATATTAGCCGGCTCCGCGCTGGATTACGGCCTTCTGCGGAGGATAAAAGGCGGCTGCCTTGATATGGACGGTATAAAATCGCCGTTGGGCCCGGCTGATCTTGAGTATATAAAAGCCCTTTATTCCTCCGGCATCCGGCGGGCGGACGCGTACGTCGGAGAATTGATCTCCGGCATAAAAAATGCAGGGCTTTATGATGAAACGATTATTATCCTCTGCGCCGACCATGGGGAGGAATTGGGGGAAAGAGGGACATTCGACCGTTTTGGCAATCAAAATCTATATCAGGAAGTGGTCCATGTGCCTTTGATCATTCGTTTACCCTCGACAAAATTTCGGGGCATCCGGATCCGATCTCTGGTCGGGTTGATCGACCTGATGCCCACAATCCTGGACCTGCAGAATATAGGCAATACCGCTGCGATAGACGGATTAAGCATCGCGCCGCTTTTAAAAGACCCGCGAGCCCGGTCAACACGTAAATTCCTGTTAGCCGAAGGGCAAAAACACAAATGGGCCCTGTTGCGGCCGAATGGCTGGAAATTGATATTTAACAAAGGCGAAAACCGCTTATACAACTTAAATACCGATCCGCGCGAGCTTCGCGACCTTAACCAAAGCAAAAAACACCTTACGTTTTTAATGCTCCGGGATTTCCTGGATTGGCGCCAACTTTTTAAAA